From Microcystis aeruginosa NIES-2549, a single genomic window includes:
- a CDS encoding carbon dioxide-concentrating mechanism protein CcmK — protein sequence MSIAVGMVETLGFPAVVEAADAMVKAARVTLVGYEKIGSGRVTVIVRGDVSEVQASVSAGTEAASNRVKGGQVLSTHIIARPHENLEYVLPIRYTEAVEQFRESVNPQPLRRI from the coding sequence ATGTCAATTGCAGTGGGCATGGTGGAAACCTTGGGTTTCCCGGCCGTAGTCGAGGCGGCTGATGCCATGGTAAAAGCCGCCCGCGTAACCCTAGTAGGTTACGAAAAAATTGGTAGTGGTCGCGTCACCGTCATCGTCCGGGGAGACGTTTCGGAGGTACAGGCTTCCGTATCGGCGGGGACAGAAGCGGCATCTAATCGTGTTAAAGGTGGTCAAGTCCTCTCGACCCACATCATCGCCCGTCCCCACGAAAACCTCGAATACGTTCTTCCCATTCGTTATACAGAAGCCGTGGAACAGTTTCGTGAAAGTGTTAACCCACAACCTTTAAGACGAATCTAG
- a CDS encoding DUF697 domain-containing protein, translating into MTVRLGKPILVTGIGITIAFTLGETLNSTLSEVGSWGILGAIALGAGIWFWQKPNAKIDFSPPTPLSLEKVKQAISKAEKIINYLAKEDPDQDLTPLKTTLTQLNQEFSRQDLKIAITGARKTGKTALKKLLESGNFGESIAFLETEPLLTLDSTANQQKSLASDLVLYLINGDLTDSEWQILQQFDRMHQRVILLLNKQDRLPAETREEILLSLKQRLKETIPAHHILAIAAAPEPLKVRQHQSNGEIKEWTEPQTVVIAPLDNHLRKIIEQEKQQLVLGTIWRQALELAKETKQLLNQSRRKKALPVIEQYQWIAATATFANPLAALDLVLAAATNAQMLVDLGAIYQQKMSLEQAKTAMTTLGKMMVQLGMVEVTTQALGTILKGNAITYIAGGTVQGIGAAYLTRLAGLSLIEYFQEQEINEQLNNDWNWTSLQNKVKQVWEQNQRLAFLQDFVKQTSARWSAFSG; encoded by the coding sequence ATGACGGTAAGATTGGGTAAACCGATTTTAGTGACGGGGATAGGCATTACCATCGCTTTCACCCTGGGGGAAACTCTCAATAGTACACTGAGCGAAGTCGGTTCCTGGGGTATTTTAGGTGCGATTGCTCTTGGTGCCGGTATCTGGTTTTGGCAAAAACCCAACGCGAAAATCGATTTTTCCCCCCCCACTCCCCTGAGTCTAGAAAAGGTTAAACAAGCGATTAGCAAGGCCGAGAAGATAATTAATTATCTGGCCAAAGAAGACCCCGATCAAGACTTAACCCCCCTCAAAACCACTTTAACCCAATTAAACCAAGAATTTAGTCGCCAAGACCTGAAAATCGCCATTACTGGTGCTAGAAAAACTGGTAAAACTGCCTTAAAAAAACTACTAGAAAGCGGCAACTTTGGGGAATCTATCGCTTTTCTGGAAACGGAACCGCTTCTAACTCTCGACTCCACCGCTAACCAGCAAAAGTCCCTAGCATCCGACTTAGTTTTGTATCTGATCAATGGGGATTTAACCGATTCCGAATGGCAAATCCTCCAGCAATTCGATCGAATGCACCAGCGTGTTATTCTGTTACTGAATAAACAGGATCGTTTACCCGCCGAAACCAGAGAAGAAATACTCCTTTCCCTGAAACAAAGACTAAAAGAAACTATTCCTGCTCATCATATTTTAGCCATAGCCGCTGCCCCTGAACCCCTAAAAGTTCGTCAACATCAAAGCAATGGAGAAATCAAGGAATGGACGGAACCTCAAACCGTGGTCATCGCTCCTTTAGATAATCATCTCCGAAAAATTATCGAACAAGAAAAGCAACAATTAGTTCTGGGAACTATCTGGAGACAAGCGCTCGAATTAGCCAAGGAAACCAAACAATTACTCAATCAATCCCGACGCAAAAAGGCTTTACCTGTTATCGAACAATACCAATGGATAGCCGCTACTGCCACTTTTGCTAATCCCCTAGCGGCCCTAGATTTAGTTTTAGCGGCAGCTACTAACGCTCAAATGTTAGTGGATTTAGGGGCAATTTATCAACAAAAAATGTCCCTTGAACAAGCAAAAACAGCCATGACTACCCTAGGGAAAATGATGGTACAATTGGGCATGGTAGAGGTAACAACCCAGGCATTAGGAACGATTCTCAAGGGAAATGCGATTACTTATATTGCCGGTGGTACAGTGCAGGGAATCGGGGCAGCCTATCTAACTCGTTTAGCAGGTTTAAGTTTAATTGAATATTTCCAAGAACAGGAAATTAACGAGCAACTGAATAATGATTGGAATTGGACGAGTTTGCAGAATAAAGTTAAACAGGTCTGGGAACAAAATCAGCGCCTAGCATTTTTACAGGATTTTGTCAAGCAAACGAGCGCTCGTTGGTCGGCATTTTCTGGTTAA
- the rpsR gene encoding 30S ribosomal protein S18 has protein sequence MSYYRKRLSPISPSQPIDYKDTELLRKFITERGKILPRRITGLTSKQQRDLTEAVKRARLMALLPFVNQEA, from the coding sequence ATGAGCTACTATCGTAAACGTCTTTCTCCCATCTCCCCCAGTCAACCGATTGACTACAAAGACACCGAACTCCTCCGCAAATTCATCACCGAACGCGGCAAAATTTTGCCTAGACGTATCACCGGTTTAACTTCTAAACAACAGCGAGATTTAACTGAAGCGGTGAAACGGGCCCGTTTAATGGCTTTATTGCCTTTTGTCAACCAAGAAGCCTAA
- a CDS encoding GAF domain-containing protein has product MEKQPSAIDTELDAQLKEEDSEQFLRSIFNSVQASIFVVDVLENRDFRYVGANPVHECWTGLRSSDIKGKTPEQILPPDDARSVRQHYSDCVRYGTTISYEQYLPFQNIPYWWLTTLTPLRDDNGCIYRLVGTSTNITERKQAEEALRLQAEREQLLGVMQERIRQSLDLDRILQRTVKEVRQFLNCDRVLIYRLFPDHSGMIVVESHAARINSVLGNRIQDPCFNLSSERLENYRRGRIQVIENVHNSGLDPCYRSLLTSLQVQANLVVPIICDNQLWGLLIAQNCQKTRSWQSQEIDLLKQLAIQVGIAIQQAELHQRVKCLNTALESEVQQRTAELQMTLKYEALIGRITEKIRDSLDENHILQTTTRELVQVLPVERAQIELYDPSRSKATIVHEYTTQELICQGITRQISDFPEIYQPLLHKQILQFVDRLPLGNPQIGRVNRCACAIFDDQGFLGNLWLIRPANHIFNSLETNLIQHIATECAIAIRQARLYESSQAQVRELEKLERLKSEFLKTLSHELRTPITSIRLAVETLESLLEYRGIEIDPEDSIGQLLQILNIESQRQSKLVNDLLTLTYLDAESEPPAIEAIDLLSWLPLLVEPFRHLTRERQQQLILDIDGDIPEINTSLCHIERIIAELLTNASKYTPEQGIIRVNVWRADEQILISVSNSGVEIAPEELSRIFAPFYRIPNQDPWRYSGTGLGLALVCKLIKPLNATIDVTSANAVTTFTLTLPI; this is encoded by the coding sequence ATGGAAAAGCAGCCATCAGCAATCGATACCGAGTTGGATGCACAGCTAAAAGAGGAGGATTCCGAGCAGTTTCTGCGTAGTATATTTAATTCCGTGCAAGCGTCGATTTTTGTGGTGGACGTGCTGGAAAATAGAGATTTTCGCTATGTGGGTGCAAACCCCGTTCATGAATGCTGGACAGGATTGCGCTCATCAGATATTAAAGGCAAAACTCCCGAACAAATCCTTCCCCCCGATGATGCGCGTAGTGTGCGGCAACACTACAGTGATTGTGTACGTTACGGAACGACTATTTCCTACGAACAGTATTTACCTTTTCAAAATATACCCTACTGGTGGCTAACGACTTTAACACCCCTACGGGATGACAATGGGTGCATCTATCGTTTAGTGGGAACCAGTACCAATATCACCGAACGCAAACAGGCGGAAGAAGCTTTAAGATTACAAGCAGAACGGGAACAACTATTGGGGGTAATGCAGGAAAGAATCCGGCAATCGTTGGATCTTGATCGCATTTTGCAAAGAACTGTTAAAGAGGTAAGACAATTTCTTAACTGCGATCGAGTGTTAATTTATCGTTTATTCCCCGATCATAGTGGCATGATTGTGGTGGAATCCCATGCTGCGAGGATTAATTCTGTCTTAGGAAACAGGATCCAGGATCCCTGTTTTAATTTATCCTCAGAACGTCTGGAAAATTATCGTCGCGGGAGAATTCAAGTTATTGAAAATGTTCATAATTCGGGACTTGATCCCTGTTATCGCAGCTTACTCACCTCTTTGCAAGTACAGGCTAACTTGGTGGTGCCAATTATCTGCGATAACCAACTCTGGGGGTTACTAATTGCCCAAAACTGCCAAAAAACTCGCTCTTGGCAATCCCAAGAAATCGATCTGCTCAAACAATTAGCCATTCAAGTGGGAATTGCCATTCAACAAGCGGAACTACACCAACGGGTAAAATGCTTGAATACTGCTCTAGAATCGGAGGTTCAGCAAAGAACCGCCGAATTGCAGATGACTTTGAAGTATGAAGCATTAATCGGACGGATTACCGAAAAAATTCGCGATAGTCTCGATGAAAATCATATTCTGCAAACTACCACCAGGGAATTAGTGCAGGTTTTACCCGTAGAAAGGGCCCAGATTGAGCTTTATGATCCCAGTCGCAGCAAAGCTACTATTGTCCACGAATATACCACTCAAGAGCTTATCTGTCAGGGAATTACCCGTCAAATTAGCGATTTTCCCGAAATCTATCAACCGCTGCTGCACAAACAAATTTTACAGTTTGTTGATCGTCTTCCTCTTGGCAATCCGCAAATTGGTCGTGTTAACCGTTGTGCTTGTGCTATCTTTGACGATCAGGGTTTTTTGGGCAATCTTTGGCTAATTCGACCAGCTAATCATATTTTTAACTCCTTAGAAACTAATTTGATTCAACATATTGCCACCGAATGTGCGATCGCTATTCGACAAGCGCGACTTTACGAATCTTCCCAAGCACAAGTGAGGGAATTAGAAAAACTGGAAAGATTAAAAAGCGAATTCCTGAAAACCCTTTCCCATGAACTGCGAACCCCGATTACCAGCATTCGTCTAGCGGTGGAAACCCTAGAAAGTCTCCTAGAATATCGAGGGATCGAGATCGATCCAGAGGATTCGATCGGTCAACTGTTGCAAATTCTTAACATTGAATCTCAACGTCAGAGCAAGTTAGTTAATGATCTGTTGACTTTAACCTATCTGGATGCGGAAAGCGAACCCCCAGCGATCGAAGCGATCGACTTACTTTCTTGGCTACCCTTATTAGTGGAACCTTTTCGTCATCTCACCCGCGAGCGACAACAGCAGTTAATTTTAGATATAGATGGGGATATACCGGAGATTAACACCAGTCTGTGTCATATCGAGCGCATCATAGCGGAATTACTGACCAATGCGTCTAAATATACCCCAGAGCAGGGAATAATTAGGGTAAATGTCTGGCGTGCGGACGAGCAAATATTAATTAGTGTGAGCAATTCAGGAGTAGAAATCGCTCCAGAGGAATTATCAAGAATATTCGCCCCTTTTTATCGCATTCCTAACCAAGATCCCTGGCGCTACAGTGGCACCGGTTTAGGTTTAGCTTTGGTCTGCAAACTGATTAAACCCCTGAATGCTACCATCGATGTCACCAGTGCCAATGCTGTCACCACTTTTACCCTCACCTTGCCAATCTAG
- a CDS encoding ribulose bisphosphate carboxylase small subunit, with amino-acid sequence MVVRTTAASPKKRTKSPEETRIDESAKVHTFSNLSGAIEIGARVVIAPGTSIRADEGTPFHIGDDSKIQDGAIIHGLEKSRVVGDDGREYSVWIGRGSCITHMALIHGPAYVGDRCFIGFRSTVFNARIGADCIVMMHALVQDVEIPAGKFVPSGSVITSQQQADRLPDVTEIDRAFTRHIVDIDLAPSVPVKAHSPATPPPAAAINIANETLYRNSVTPMSLNTNIRAQVRSLLSQGYKIGIEYADKRRFKTSSWLSAGFIDGGREEQVSQSLEASLRDLQGEYVRLIGVDPAAKRRILEMIIQRPEDTPGEPARTTTAVHGGHGNGNGHSDLSVQVRSLLAQGLKIATEHADKRRFKTSSWLTGPAIETKSEAGIIRDIEAIVTENSDEYVRLIGIDPQAKKRVVEMIIHRPGGTPASNGSGKASSYSAPASNGASHSSSGSLSGETIAQIRSLLAQGYKIGTEHADKRRFKTSSWQSCAPIESNRESDVITALEDCLREHSGEYVRLLGIDAKAKKRVLETVIQRPDGSVSSNGNSKTATVAEPSFKSSASGSSGGGTATLTSTLTAETITQIRSLLNQGHKIGAEHADKRRFKTSSWQSCTPIESSRESDVVAALETCLRDHQGEYVRLIGIDSQAKRRVLESIIQRP; translated from the coding sequence ATGGTCGTCCGCACAACGGCGGCTAGTCCGAAAAAGCGGACCAAATCCCCAGAGGAAACGCGCATAGACGAGAGTGCCAAAGTCCACACCTTCTCTAACCTCAGTGGTGCTATCGAGATCGGGGCGCGAGTGGTGATTGCTCCGGGGACTTCCATCCGCGCCGATGAAGGAACCCCCTTTCACATTGGCGACGACAGCAAAATTCAGGACGGAGCAATCATCCACGGTTTAGAAAAAAGCCGTGTGGTGGGAGATGACGGCCGAGAATATTCGGTGTGGATCGGCCGGGGCAGCTGCATCACCCACATGGCACTCATTCACGGGCCTGCCTATGTGGGCGATCGCTGTTTTATCGGTTTTCGCTCCACCGTCTTTAATGCCCGCATCGGGGCCGATTGCATCGTCATGATGCACGCCCTCGTTCAAGACGTGGAAATCCCCGCCGGTAAATTCGTGCCATCTGGTTCCGTGATCACCAGCCAACAACAGGCCGACCGCTTACCCGATGTCACAGAAATCGATCGAGCCTTCACTCGTCACATTGTCGATATCGACCTCGCCCCCAGCGTCCCGGTCAAAGCCCACAGCCCAGCGACTCCTCCACCGGCAGCCGCTATAAACATCGCTAATGAGACGCTATATAGAAATTCGGTGACACCTATGAGTTTAAATACAAACATTCGAGCGCAGGTTCGCTCCCTCCTCTCCCAAGGCTACAAGATCGGCATCGAATACGCTGACAAACGCCGCTTTAAAACCAGTTCTTGGTTAAGTGCCGGCTTTATCGACGGCGGCCGCGAAGAACAGGTATCCCAATCCCTAGAAGCCTCCCTCAGAGACCTGCAAGGCGAATACGTCCGCCTGATCGGAGTCGATCCCGCCGCTAAACGGCGCATACTGGAAATGATTATCCAACGCCCCGAAGACACCCCGGGAGAACCGGCCCGCACCACCACCGCCGTCCACGGCGGTCATGGCAACGGTAACGGCCATTCCGACCTGTCCGTACAAGTGCGTTCCCTGCTGGCCCAAGGACTGAAAATTGCCACCGAACACGCGGATAAACGCCGGTTTAAAACCAGTTCTTGGTTAACCGGACCTGCGATCGAAACCAAGAGCGAAGCGGGCATCATTCGCGATATTGAAGCGATCGTGACTGAAAATAGCGATGAGTACGTTCGCCTGATCGGGATCGACCCGCAAGCGAAAAAACGGGTCGTCGAAATGATTATTCACCGCCCCGGCGGCACCCCCGCTAGTAACGGCAGCGGCAAAGCCAGCAGCTACAGCGCCCCCGCTAGTAACGGAGCCAGTCATAGCAGCAGTGGTAGCTTAAGTGGGGAAACGATCGCTCAAATTCGTTCCCTGCTCGCCCAAGGCTACAAAATCGGCACCGAACACGCGGATAAACGCCGGTTTAAAACCAGTTCTTGGCAGAGTTGCGCCCCGATCGAAAGCAATCGCGAATCCGATGTAATTACTGCTTTGGAAGATTGTTTACGCGAACATAGCGGCGAATACGTCCGCTTACTCGGTATCGATGCTAAGGCCAAAAAACGGGTTTTAGAAACGGTGATCCAGCGTCCCGATGGTTCGGTGAGTAGTAATGGCAACAGTAAAACCGCCACCGTTGCTGAACCGAGTTTCAAAAGCTCTGCTTCCGGTTCCTCCGGCGGTGGTACTGCCACTTTAACCAGTACCTTAACGGCGGAAACGATCACTCAAATTCGTTCTTTGTTGAACCAAGGTCACAAAATCGGGGCCGAACACGCGGATAAACGTCGTTTTAAAACCAGTTCTTGGCAAAGCTGCACCCCGATCGAGAGCAGTCGCGAATCCGATGTGGTGGCCGCTTTAGAAACCTGTCTGCGCGACCATCAAGGGGAATACGTTCGTCTGATCGGGATTGACTCCCAAGCGAAACGCCGTGTTCTCGAATCGATTATTCAACGCCCTTAA
- a CDS encoding DUF2358 domain-containing protein, which yields MDIIAILQQDYQRFPLDQTYDIYADDVYFQDPLNQFRGIKRYQEMIGFMGQWFQAIKMDVHAIEQQGNIINTRWTLHWTTPLPWRPRIAISGRSQLTLDDNNLIISHIDYWDCSRWDVLRQHLPFPSS from the coding sequence ATGGATATTATCGCTATTTTGCAGCAAGATTATCAAAGATTTCCCCTCGATCAAACCTATGATATTTATGCTGATGACGTTTATTTTCAAGACCCTCTCAATCAATTTCGGGGGATTAAACGCTATCAGGAAATGATTGGTTTTATGGGTCAATGGTTCCAAGCTATCAAGATGGATGTCCACGCAATTGAACAGCAGGGAAATATTATTAATACCCGTTGGACATTGCACTGGACAACTCCTTTACCTTGGCGGCCTCGTATCGCTATTTCTGGACGCAGCCAATTAACTCTCGATGACAATAATCTGATTATTTCTCATATTGATTATTGGGATTGTTCGCGCTGGGATGTGCTGCGTCAGCATTTACCTTTTCCCAGTTCTTAA
- a CDS encoding HEAT repeat domain-containing protein: MYDNEILDSSNSSNNPLDGSDPDQAAEIPPDPEEMLSLLTSAHVSERMIAARAFCELRDERAIAPLLEMLNDVCPLVRVSVAYALGRNPSLSAVEPLIDLLARDWNGYVRKGVVWALGNCGDHRAIEPLVHALKTDISAVRLWAASSLAQIAKVNYEDIITVLPPLIEGLRRDLIAAVRSNCAWSIGQLCRELPFNVIYATAIDALIEALVEDEDLGVKEDARGALLKVGDPRGLQLIEELELEGII; this comes from the coding sequence ATGTACGACAATGAAATCCTAGACTCTAGCAACTCCTCAAATAATCCTCTCGATGGGAGCGATCCGGATCAAGCAGCGGAAATCCCCCCCGATCCCGAGGAAATGCTTTCATTGCTTACTTCTGCTCATGTGAGCGAGAGGATGATCGCGGCCCGCGCCTTTTGTGAATTGCGTGACGAAAGAGCGATCGCCCCGTTACTGGAGATGTTAAACGATGTCTGTCCCCTAGTGCGTGTTAGTGTCGCCTATGCTTTGGGACGAAATCCCAGTCTTAGCGCCGTGGAGCCTTTAATCGATTTACTGGCCAGGGATTGGAATGGTTACGTCAGAAAAGGGGTAGTTTGGGCCCTGGGTAACTGTGGCGATCACAGAGCGATCGAGCCTTTGGTTCATGCTCTTAAAACTGATATTTCGGCGGTGCGATTATGGGCTGCCAGTAGTTTGGCCCAGATTGCCAAGGTCAATTATGAAGATATCATCACCGTGTTGCCGCCTTTAATTGAAGGATTGCGCCGAGATTTAATCGCAGCCGTGCGGAGTAATTGCGCTTGGTCGATCGGTCAATTATGCCGAGAATTGCCCTTCAATGTGATTTATGCCACGGCGATCGATGCTTTGATCGAGGCCTTGGTGGAAGATGAGGATTTAGGTGTCAAGGAAGATGCGAGAGGTGCTTTATTAAAAGTGGGCGACCCGAGAGGATTACAATTGATCGAGGAATTAGAGCTTGAAGGAATTATCTAA
- a CDS encoding carbon dioxide concentrating mechanism protein: MSLPPVQPISRSEFYVNGDVTIHESAIVAPGVILRAAPNSQIIIGAGACLGMGTILTAYQGVITIGAGAILGTGVLIVGQGEIGENACIGSTTTIFNASVAAMSLVPSGSLIGDTSRQITIEVSATPSEPERPPLPEPQPVVSQVSPVPSMEEVVAETVASPWDAEETVAEASPAETREPASTTNRPNQASVVGKVYINQLLVTLFPERHRFNGNNNHNS, from the coding sequence ATGTCCTTACCCCCCGTTCAACCTATTAGCCGCTCGGAATTCTATGTCAATGGTGATGTCACCATTCATGAGAGTGCGATCGTGGCTCCGGGGGTGATTCTCCGAGCAGCCCCCAATAGCCAAATAATTATCGGTGCGGGTGCTTGCCTGGGTATGGGAACAATTTTAACCGCCTATCAGGGTGTGATTACTATCGGTGCAGGAGCAATTTTAGGTACAGGGGTTCTAATAGTCGGTCAGGGTGAAATCGGTGAAAATGCCTGTATCGGGTCAACCACAACGATTTTTAATGCTTCTGTGGCTGCGATGTCGCTCGTACCGTCTGGCTCCCTGATCGGAGATACTTCCCGTCAAATTACCATCGAGGTGTCAGCGACCCCATCGGAACCGGAAAGACCCCCTTTACCGGAACCGCAACCCGTAGTCAGTCAAGTGTCCCCAGTCCCGTCCATGGAGGAAGTGGTCGCCGAAACCGTGGCCAGTCCTTGGGATGCCGAGGAAACGGTGGCCGAGGCCAGTCCCGCGGAAACCAGAGAACCAGCATCTACTACTAACCGACCGAATCAAGCATCGGTGGTCGGAAAGGTCTATATCAATCAGTTATTGGTCACGCTATTTCCAGAACGTCATCGTTTTAATGGCAACAATAACCATAATTCTTGA
- the miaB gene encoding tRNA (N6-isopentenyl adenosine(37)-C2)-methylthiotransferase MiaB: protein MNKSPRRYHITTFGCQMNKADSERMAGILEDLGFQWSEDANEADLILYNTCTIRDNAEQKVYSYLGRQAKRKQTQPDLTLVVAGCVAQQEGEQLLRRVPEVDLIIGPQHANRLGDLLQQVFDGSQVVATEPIHIMEDITKPRRDSNITAWVNVIYGCNERCTYCVVPGVRGVEQSRTPAAIRAEMEQLGQQGYKEITLLGQNIDAYGRDLPGVTASGRHLHNFTDLLYYIHDVAGIERLRFATSHPRYFTERLIKACQELPKVCEHFHIPFQSGDNDILKAMKRGYTQEKYRQIIANIRDLMPDAAISADAIVGFPGETEAQFENTLKLVDEIGFDQLNTAAYSPRPGTPAAIWDNQLSEQVKSDRLQRLNHLVATKAAERSQRYLGRIEEILVEDVNPKDASQVMGRTGGNRLTFFTGNIEELRGKFVKVKITEVRPFSLTGVIF from the coding sequence ATGAATAAATCCCCACGTCGTTACCATATCACCACCTTTGGTTGTCAGATGAATAAAGCTGACTCCGAACGCATGGCGGGTATTTTAGAAGATTTGGGGTTTCAATGGTCCGAGGATGCCAACGAAGCCGATTTAATCCTCTACAATACCTGTACGATTCGCGATAATGCCGAACAGAAGGTATATTCCTATCTCGGTAGACAGGCTAAACGCAAACAAACTCAACCCGATCTTACTCTAGTGGTCGCTGGCTGCGTGGCCCAACAGGAAGGGGAACAATTATTAAGACGGGTTCCCGAAGTGGATTTAATTATCGGTCCCCAACACGCCAACCGTTTGGGAGACTTATTACAACAAGTTTTTGACGGTTCCCAGGTGGTAGCCACCGAACCCATCCACATCATGGAAGATATCACCAAACCGCGCCGGGATAGTAATATTACCGCTTGGGTAAACGTCATCTATGGTTGTAATGAACGCTGTACCTATTGTGTGGTTCCGGGGGTGCGCGGGGTGGAACAATCTCGCACTCCTGCGGCAATTCGAGCAGAAATGGAACAATTAGGACAACAGGGGTATAAAGAAATCACCCTTTTAGGTCAAAATATCGATGCCTACGGACGGGATTTACCCGGAGTGACGGCAAGCGGCCGACATCTGCACAATTTCACCGATTTACTCTACTACATTCACGATGTGGCCGGCATTGAACGTCTCCGTTTTGCCACCAGTCACCCCCGCTATTTTACCGAACGTTTGATTAAAGCTTGTCAGGAATTACCTAAAGTTTGTGAACATTTTCATATCCCTTTTCAATCGGGGGATAATGATATCCTCAAGGCGATGAAACGGGGCTATACTCAGGAAAAATACCGACAAATTATTGCTAATATTCGCGATTTAATGCCGGATGCTGCCATTAGTGCCGATGCGATTGTCGGATTCCCCGGAGAAACAGAGGCACAGTTCGAAAATACTTTAAAATTAGTCGATGAGATCGGTTTTGATCAATTAAATACGGCGGCCTATTCTCCCCGTCCAGGCACTCCGGCCGCTATTTGGGATAATCAATTAAGTGAGCAGGTAAAAAGCGATCGCTTACAAAGATTAAATCATTTAGTGGCCACAAAAGCCGCCGAACGTTCCCAAAGATATTTAGGCAGAATTGAGGAAATTTTAGTGGAAGACGTTAACCCTAAAGATGCTAGTCAAGTTATGGGAAGAACTGGAGGTAATCGCTTAACTTTCTTTACGGGAAATATTGAGGAATTGCGCGGCAAATTTGTTAAGGTTAAAATTACCGAAGTCCGTCCTTTTAGTTTGACGGGAGTGATCTTTTAA
- a CDS encoding Nif11-like leader peptide family natural product precursor encodes MSKNQVFDFFALAAKNEELGQKMRSTQDPQQLLEIARSQGFDFSRPELEAALKSLHESPDFFQKLAHAVLEVFSPNHDNYPSIGVQPYEGEIDR; translated from the coding sequence ATGTCTAAAAATCAAGTGTTCGACTTCTTCGCCTTAGCCGCTAAAAACGAAGAATTGGGTCAAAAAATGCGCTCAACCCAAGATCCTCAGCAATTACTAGAGATAGCTCGCTCCCAAGGCTTCGATTTCTCCCGTCCTGAATTAGAAGCGGCACTTAAATCCTTGCACGAGAGTCCCGACTTTTTCCAAAAGTTAGCTCATGCAGTGTTAGAAGTTTTCAGCCCTAACCACGATAATTATCCCTCGATCGGTGTTCAACCCTACGAAGGCGAGATCGATCGCTAG
- a CDS encoding EutN/CcmL family microcompartment protein, with the protein MQIAKVCGTVVSTLKPRSMTGVKLLLLQFIDAQGQLLPKYEVAGDIVGAGLNEWVLVSRGGAARIEDGQNNRPLDAMVVGIIDTITVENRTLYSKRDEFRQSG; encoded by the coding sequence ATGCAAATTGCCAAAGTTTGCGGAACCGTCGTTAGCACCCTGAAACCGCGCAGTATGACGGGAGTGAAACTTCTGCTTTTGCAATTCATCGACGCGCAAGGGCAACTTTTGCCTAAATACGAAGTAGCGGGTGATATTGTCGGAGCGGGGCTTAATGAATGGGTGCTAGTGTCCCGGGGAGGAGCCGCCCGTATCGAAGACGGTCAGAACAATCGCCCCCTTGACGCGATGGTGGTGGGGATTATTGACACTATAACCGTAGAAAATCGCACCCTCTACAGCAAGAGAGACGAATTTCGTCAATCCGGTTAG
- a CDS encoding carbon dioxide-concentrating mechanism protein CcmK encodes MPIAVGMIETLGFPAVVEAADAMVKAARVTLVGYEKIGSGRVTVIVRGDVSEVQASVAAGVENANRVNGGQVLSTHIIARPHENLEYVLPIRYTEEVEQFRSY; translated from the coding sequence ATGCCAATTGCAGTAGGAATGATTGAAACCCTAGGATTTCCCGCCGTTGTGGAAGCGGCCGATGCCATGGTCAAGGCCGCCAGGGTGACTCTAGTGGGTTACGAAAAGATCGGTAGTGGTCGCGTCACAGTCATTGTCCGGGGAGACGTTTCAGAAGTGCAAGCTTCTGTAGCCGCTGGAGTGGAAAACGCCAACCGGGTTAACGGAGGACAAGTGCTATCTACCCATATCATCGCTCGTCCCCACGAAAACCTCGAATATGTGCTGCCCATTCGCTACACCGAAGAAGTAGAGCAATTCCGCAGCTATTAA
- the rpmG gene encoding 50S ribosomal protein L33 — protein sequence MASKKGVRLIITVECTECRSNPDKRTPGVSRYTTSKNRRNTTGRLEIKKYCPHCNKHTVHKEIK from the coding sequence ATGGCTAGTAAAAAAGGCGTTCGCCTGATCATCACTGTAGAATGCACGGAATGCCGCAGTAATCCCGATAAGCGTACCCCCGGCGTTTCTCGCTACACCACCAGCAAAAACCGTCGCAATACCACCGGCAGACTGGAAATCAAGAAATACTGTCCCCACTGCAATAAGCACACCGTCCACAAGGAAATTAAGTAA